Below is a window of Cytophaga hutchinsonii ATCC 33406 DNA.
TATGGCTGTTACAAGGCCAACAGCGATTGAAGAAGAAACGTTATATTTTATCTGGGGATGCAGAATTGTTGAATAGCTGTCATTCAAATACACATGATTTAATTCCGCACCGGCAAAATTCTTTTTTAAGAATGCATAAAACATGCTTGCATGTACCTGATATCCCAGGGAATTTGCAGTTGAAGAAAACATCTGCTCATAAAGTGGTCCGGCGATAAGCATGGTATGCATATTTGCCCCCCATTTTTTTGCTGTAATTAAAAACGGACTGTATAAATTTCCTTTGGCTAATTTATTTTCATTGCTTAGTGTTTTAAAAGAATGAAACAGAAATTGATTGGTATATGCTACAGCCATGGATAACTTCTTTTCAGGAGAAACTAAAAAGGTGTATTGCGCAGATACTTTTATTCCTTCCATTCTGTTTTTAGGATTGAGCGCAGGATTTGTATTTTCAAACGGCAGCACCTGATAAAATGCAAGCGGCACTTCAACTTCCATGTCGAAGCGATTGAACAAAGCAAATTCGTATTCTATAAAACTGCCGTACGAAATATATTGATTGTTTTTTTGAATACTGCCGCCAACATTTAATTCCTGTTCGCCGCGCCTTGCACCAAGGTCACGGATCAGGTCCATGTATAACGGTTCGGCATGGCTTACTTTAGGTAAAACAGGATTCTGCGCCAGTACAGAATACATGCTTATAATACAGATAATAAAAGATAGGAGTTGTTTCATGATTCCTGAATTTTCAGTCAAATTAAAAACTGAATCAGGAAAGAATTGGGAAATAAAATATTAAAACCCGATTTTAATTTTATGCATTCCCTGATAGGAATAAAAGATCTTGAATTTATATTTGTCGGCAATTGTTTTTACAATAGCGAGCCCGAGACCGGTAGTGTTTTTTTCAGCGGAATTTTTATAAAAGCGCATAAAAATATTTTTTTCATCAAGCGCGGTATCCCCGGAGTTTTGAATGGTTACCGCATGCGCTTCAGTAATAATTTGTACAGAACCATTTGCCGGCGTATGCACAATGGCATTTTTAATTAAATTGCTTAATAAAACATCTGCCAGATCTTTATTCATTTTTACAGAAACATCCGCTTGGTTAACATATTTAAGAGAAATATTTTTAAAGGAAGCCAGATCTGAAAAATCAGTTGTTAAGCGCTCACAAATTTCAGCAATCGAAATCTGTGCTTCATCGGTAAATTGTTTGTTTTCAATTTTAGATAGTAATAGTAAGGATTTATTTAAACGCGTCAGGCGATGCAGATTTTCGATTGCAGAAGCTACCATGGACAGATCAGATTCTGAAAGATCATTTTTTTCTGCCAGCAGCTCCAGCTTGTTAATACTTATAGCAAGAGGTGTCTGTAATTCATGCGAAGCATTTTCTATAAATTGTTTTTGACTGTTATAGAGTTCTATATTCTTTTTTAGAAGATCAGAAATGGCAGTATTCAACAGTTTAAACTCATGTACATTTGTTTGCGGAGTATTGAAGTTGCTGGAATGTAAACTGAAGCTTTCCAGCTGCTTCAATAAACCATAAAATGGTTTCCAGATTTTTTTTAATAAAACAGTATTAACAATAAAAATACTGATCAGTAAAATGATATAGAGCCAGATGAGTGAATAAAAAAGATCTTCGATAAGATCATCTTCCTCAACCATAGATGAAATGATGCGTAATTCATAATAATCGGAATGGTTTATTGTAAAAACAGTTTTTAGTAAACGCACGGTTTCCAGATCGTCTTCGTTAAGCATATACATGCTTGTATCTTTAAACACATCTTTTCTTTTATGTATTTCCAGATCGGTAATTTTACGGATGGCATAATTGCTTTCATCAAAAGATGTTTTTTGAAGAATAGAAGAATCTTTATGTGCCTTTTGAATAATGAGCAGTTTGTAATTTTCAAGGTTATCATCGATACTATCGTACACTTCATCGAGCATCTGGAAATAAAACGTGGCCGCCCAAACACTAATGATGAAAAAAAGTGCAACAGATATGTAGAGTAATGTATAGTTGTGTAACCTCATAAAGCGATAAGCTTATAACCAATGCCGTAAACTGCCTGAATTTCGATTGCAGCTTGTTGATCCTTTAATTTTTTACGCAGATTTTTTATTTGCGAATAAATGAATTCAAAATCATCTGATTCATCGGTAAAGTCGCCCCATACATGTTCGGCTAAAGAAGTTTTATTTATGAGCCTGTTTTTGTTTACCATAAAATAAGCCAGCACGTCAAACTCTTTTCTGTTCAGTGCAATAGGTTCATTGTTTATAAACGCAACGCGGTCTTCAAACTGAATCTTAACATTGTTGATCTCGAGTTCATTTTTCCCCTTCAATGTTTTTCTCCTAAGCACAGATTTAACGCGTGCTGTTAGTTCCGCAATATGAAAGGGCTTGATTAAATAATCATCCGCACCAAGATTAAGTCCTGCAACTTTATCTTCAATAGAATTTTTTGCTGAAATAATAATGACGTTACTTGCTTTGTCAAGCCGTTTCAATTCTTTTAAAATATCAAAACCACTTCCATCGGGCAGCATAATATCAAGTAAAATACAATCGTAATCAAACGAAATAATTTTGTCCAAAGCGCTCTGATACGTGGTTGCTGATTCTACAACATACAATTCCTTTTCGAGTGTTTCCTGAACTATTTCCTGCATGGAAACTTCATCTTCGATCACTAAAATTTTCATGATTCAATTAACAGTTTAATTCTGTAAAGAATTGGGAATTAAAGCAATTAACAAAGGTTAATTCACATCATTTTTAATTTTATTGAAAAAAACTTCACAAAAGCACATTTTATATATTTTATTCAACAAGCTGAATTTACATAATACCTGTCAAATAGAAATAGTATTTGAAAGTAAAAATTTCGCAGAATTATTTTTAATTTCAATCTATAAACCAGCTATTTTTTGATCTTATTCAGGTCACATACGTTACAATGAAATAATCACGATAAGCATTGTATTTATTGTAACAGCACGGCTGGCATGCAATCACGCTAAATGGAAAAGAACGTATGACAGGAGAATTATCTGAAAGCAGAAATCAGGAAACAACACTTGATAATCTTATAGAGGGGTTTCAACTAATAAGTTTTGATTGGAAGTACTT
It encodes the following:
- a CDS encoding HAEPLYID family protein, which translates into the protein MKQLLSFIICIISMYSVLAQNPVLPKVSHAEPLYMDLIRDLGARRGEQELNVGGSIQKNNQYISYGSFIEYEFALFNRFDMEVEVPLAFYQVLPFENTNPALNPKNRMEGIKVSAQYTFLVSPEKKLSMAVAYTNQFLFHSFKTLSNENKLAKGNLYSPFLITAKKWGANMHTMLIAGPLYEQMFSSTANSLGYQVHASMFYAFLKKNFAGAELNHVYLNDSYSTILHPQIKYNVSSSIAVGLVTAIPINQAYEPSVFFRFIYEPKRK
- a CDS encoding sensor histidine kinase, with amino-acid sequence MRLHNYTLLYISVALFFIISVWAATFYFQMLDEVYDSIDDNLENYKLLIIQKAHKDSSILQKTSFDESNYAIRKITDLEIHKRKDVFKDTSMYMLNEDDLETVRLLKTVFTINHSDYYELRIISSMVEEDDLIEDLFYSLIWLYIILLISIFIVNTVLLKKIWKPFYGLLKQLESFSLHSSNFNTPQTNVHEFKLLNTAISDLLKKNIELYNSQKQFIENASHELQTPLAISINKLELLAEKNDLSESDLSMVASAIENLHRLTRLNKSLLLLSKIENKQFTDEAQISIAEICERLTTDFSDLASFKNISLKYVNQADVSVKMNKDLADVLLSNLIKNAIVHTPANGSVQIITEAHAVTIQNSGDTALDEKNIFMRFYKNSAEKNTTGLGLAIVKTIADKYKFKIFYSYQGMHKIKIGF
- a CDS encoding response regulator transcription factor translates to MKILVIEDEVSMQEIVQETLEKELYVVESATTYQSALDKIISFDYDCILLDIMLPDGSGFDILKELKRLDKASNVIIISAKNSIEDKVAGLNLGADDYLIKPFHIAELTARVKSVLRRKTLKGKNELEINNVKIQFEDRVAFINNEPIALNRKEFDVLAYFMVNKNRLINKTSLAEHVWGDFTDESDDFEFIYSQIKNLRKKLKDQQAAIEIQAVYGIGYKLIAL